Proteins encoded by one window of Erysipelothrix rhusiopathiae:
- a CDS encoding hydrolase → MFVPEYNGNLRSHIIRVPESIQEASGIKLFGRTIKSFLFTTDVAIIRNCNADAVIAIYPFTPQPIITHAIKNVADVPVFSGIGGGTTRGLRVVGLAVDAEQQGATGVVLNAPTTNKLIRLVKQAIEIPIIITVLNENEDIQARLDAGATILNVSAAARTPEVVAAIRKNHPQVPIIATGGPTEESCRKTIQAGANAVSFTPPSTADMFKDLMATYRE, encoded by the coding sequence ATGTTTGTTCCAGAATATAATGGCAACTTAAGATCACACATTATTCGTGTGCCTGAATCGATTCAGGAAGCAAGTGGAATTAAATTATTTGGTCGTACGATTAAATCATTTTTATTCACGACTGATGTCGCAATTATTCGTAATTGTAATGCCGATGCGGTCATCGCAATTTATCCTTTTACACCCCAACCAATTATTACACACGCAATTAAGAATGTTGCGGATGTTCCAGTCTTTTCTGGAATTGGTGGTGGCACTACCCGTGGACTTCGCGTTGTAGGTCTTGCAGTTGATGCTGAACAACAAGGTGCAACAGGTGTTGTCCTAAATGCTCCAACTACAAATAAATTAATACGTCTTGTGAAACAAGCGATTGAGATTCCGATTATTATCACCGTTCTAAACGAAAATGAAGATATTCAGGCACGTCTTGATGCCGGTGCAACGATACTCAATGTATCCGCGGCAGCGCGTACACCTGAAGTTGTTGCAGCAATTCGAAAGAATCATCCGCAAGTACCAATTATCGCGACTGGTGGCCCTACGGAAGAATCATGTCGGAAAACCATCCAAGCTGGCGCAAACGCTGTATCCTTTACACCCCCAAGCACAGCCGATATGTTTAAAGACTTGATGGCTACCTATCGAGAGTAA
- a CDS encoding HesB/YadR/YfhF family protein has protein sequence MKLEVSKEAAEWYIRELNLNANDSVKFFGKVYGPHGGFSFALAIMEPSRPLEMIKVEGINFYVEKSDDWFFADKDLSITFDKERDEPKYDVTIIEG, from the coding sequence ATGAAATTAGAAGTATCAAAAGAAGCAGCAGAGTGGTATATTCGCGAACTGAATCTTAATGCAAACGACAGCGTTAAATTTTTTGGTAAGGTTTATGGTCCTCACGGTGGTTTCTCATTTGCGTTGGCAATTATGGAACCAAGTAGACCACTGGAAATGATCAAAGTAGAAGGCATCAACTTTTATGTTGAAAAATCAGATGACTGGTTTTTTGCCGATAAAGACCTCAGCATTACGTTTGATAAAGAACGTGATGAACCAAAATACGACGTAACAATAATAGAGGGGTAA
- a CDS encoding GTP pyrophosphokinase family protein, with protein sequence MSRNEVIINNQKFKVPTDFVNQTKNFIALMLLYDCAVREITTKLEILDRELGTLTTRNPITTIKSRVKKPQSIVEKLLRLEVPLNVDSIPQHLNDVAGVRVICSYIDDIYIVADMISNQDDIQVLEIKDYIQFPKENGYRSLHLIVEVPVFLSDGKHYAKVEIQIRTIAMDFWASLEHEIRYKKDHRHIELVSEELFDCAETIAKTDQKMLDIRNLIDDENSKNNF encoded by the coding sequence ATGTCACGAAATGAAGTTATTATTAATAATCAAAAATTTAAAGTGCCCACAGATTTTGTAAATCAAACCAAAAATTTCATTGCTTTAATGCTTTTATATGATTGCGCAGTACGCGAAATCACCACCAAACTTGAAATTTTGGATAGAGAACTTGGAACACTTACGACCCGAAATCCAATTACAACCATAAAATCACGCGTTAAAAAACCACAAAGTATTGTGGAAAAGCTGCTCAGACTTGAAGTCCCTTTAAATGTGGATTCAATCCCTCAGCACTTAAATGATGTTGCAGGCGTTCGGGTAATCTGTTCATACATCGATGATATCTATATTGTCGCAGATATGATTTCAAATCAAGATGATATCCAAGTCCTTGAAATTAAAGATTATATTCAATTTCCTAAAGAGAACGGTTACCGCAGCCTTCATCTAATTGTGGAGGTTCCCGTCTTTCTTTCAGATGGAAAACATTACGCTAAAGTAGAAATTCAGATTCGTACAATTGCCATGGATTTTTGGGCTTCGTTGGAACATGAAATCCGTTATAAAAAAGATCATCGTCATATTGAGTTAGTATCAGAAGAACTTTTTGACTGTGCAGAGACGATTGCGAAAACTGATCAAAAAATGCTTGATATCCGAAATTTAATCGACGACGAAAACTCAAAGAACAATTTTTAG
- a CDS encoding DUF1576 domain-containing protein, with protein MRNQTNRLFLYLSVLLIGSAFVLDSLEAIFSGMIQIIVQSDILITDYFAIGGVGAALFNAGLITLVSVLIIMYSETEFSGSVIASIMLMLSFGLFGKNIVNIIPILIGTYLYALVTKEPYKDIVHISLLATSFSPIVSELMFVVNLPLYLRLLLSITVGLSIGFTIKPVARSLYKVHDGYSLANIGFAIGIMSTLYVSVMKSYGYVPYKRMIVTTQYTVPSAIVLSILFLLLFYIGWLSDHDAFKKYRQLLHETGHGDNDFYKKYGLGAVLINMSVNGFLALFFVLVVAKGALNGPNIGGILTIIGFSGAGKHWKNITPIFIGIYLGGLTKSWSLDQPAVLLGALFSTALAPIAGDFGFIWGVVAGFINSSVVLNSGSLHAGMNLYNTGFAVGIVAAVMVPVLRLFIPLKEQRSK; from the coding sequence ATGCGTAATCAAACAAACCGGCTTTTCTTATATTTAAGTGTTTTACTTATTGGCTCTGCTTTTGTTCTTGATTCACTTGAAGCTATTTTTTCTGGAATGATTCAGATCATTGTTCAGTCAGATATTTTGATTACCGATTATTTCGCAATCGGCGGCGTTGGCGCAGCACTCTTTAATGCTGGTCTGATCACGCTTGTTTCCGTTTTAATCATTATGTATTCTGAGACCGAATTTTCAGGTTCGGTCATTGCCTCAATTATGCTTATGTTAAGTTTCGGATTGTTTGGTAAAAACATTGTCAATATTATTCCGATTCTCATTGGTACATATCTTTATGCACTCGTTACCAAAGAGCCCTATAAAGATATCGTACATATATCGTTGCTTGCTACAAGTTTTTCCCCAATTGTAAGTGAGTTAATGTTTGTCGTGAACCTACCTCTCTACTTACGATTACTTTTGAGTATTACGGTAGGTCTCTCGATTGGATTTACGATTAAACCCGTCGCACGTTCTTTATATAAAGTTCATGACGGTTATAGCCTCGCGAATATTGGTTTCGCGATTGGTATTATGAGTACGCTCTATGTATCCGTCATGAAATCATACGGTTATGTACCCTATAAACGCATGATCGTAACGACTCAATATACGGTTCCCTCCGCAATTGTCTTATCAATTCTATTTCTGTTGCTGTTTTATATCGGTTGGCTCAGTGATCATGATGCTTTTAAAAAATATCGCCAATTGCTTCATGAAACAGGACATGGTGATAACGATTTTTATAAAAAATACGGTCTTGGCGCTGTCTTAATTAATATGTCCGTGAACGGGTTTTTAGCGTTATTCTTTGTGCTTGTGGTTGCGAAAGGTGCACTTAATGGACCCAATATTGGCGGTATTCTCACAATAATTGGTTTCTCAGGAGCTGGGAAACATTGGAAAAATATTACGCCTATTTTTATCGGTATCTATCTCGGTGGACTTACCAAGAGTTGGTCTTTAGATCAGCCTGCAGTACTGCTTGGTGCTCTTTTTAGTACCGCCCTAGCACCGATTGCAGGAGACTTTGGATTTATTTGGGGTGTTGTTGCTGGATTTATAAACTCTTCTGTTGTTCTTAATTCGGGTTCCTTGCATGCAGGGATGAACCTTTATAACACCGGGTTTGCGGTCGGTATTGTCGCAGCTGTGATGGTTCCGGTCCTTCGACTATTTATTCCTTTAAAGGAACAACGATCTAAGTAA
- a CDS encoding alpha/beta hydrolase family protein, which translates to MKQLELKDFLNYTYLASLTTSPAKKHMAFIKSNARYDENDYVHDLYLTDGSTHKRIFDLGNDSRYFWETDDTLLIPTSRIESEKNALKAKHSVFYRYDIHSGELNHAYTFKFPVGFLKVIDDNHLLLSGSLSVTDHVFLEGDDEARSKYNAETEANTYYEVFEEIPFYSNGGGFNQAKRSQLFIYTIDEDRYTALSDKNEDISLYHFDKEKQCMIYAREVAMGKPDFFQDIYLYDFKKNEETALYTKHDFSFSSVFIINDTVYALGSNLQKHGINQNSDLYQITHNALIKIQDFGLSAWGSIGSDVRFAGSVTNRVVDDIYYFVGTYRDRTVLYSFDGTSIKRAFNALGSLDAWVKFNDDFYGIGLYNNNLQEFYRLDLANNTVSRVSEFNQSILKDTYIAKPEHFEYTNDGQLLDGWVLLPQDYDPSQSYPAILDIHGGPKTIYSDVFYHEMQVWANKGYIVFFTNPRGGDVYGNEFMDIFGRYGDVDYDDLMKFTDIVLDRYAIDPKRVGVTGGSYGGFMTNWIVGHTDRFKCAATQRSISNWISFYGTSDIGFYFADDQTAADPIEDTEKMWHQSPLKYARNVKTPLLFIHSDEDYRCPIEQGMQFFTYIKENGVDTRFVWLRGENHDLSRTGKPKARVKRLEEITNWMDKYLK; encoded by the coding sequence ATGAAACAATTAGAATTAAAAGATTTTCTGAATTATACTTATTTGGCTTCACTTACGACAAGTCCTGCTAAGAAACACATGGCATTTATTAAATCAAATGCCCGTTATGATGAAAATGATTATGTTCATGATTTATATTTAACGGATGGATCAACGCATAAACGTATTTTTGATTTAGGAAATGATTCGCGTTATTTTTGGGAGACTGATGATACGCTGCTAATCCCTACTTCACGTATCGAATCCGAAAAGAATGCTCTCAAAGCGAAGCATTCAGTATTTTACCGTTATGACATTCATTCTGGCGAATTAAATCACGCATATACTTTCAAGTTTCCAGTAGGATTTTTAAAAGTTATTGATGATAATCATTTATTACTTTCAGGTAGTTTAAGTGTCACAGATCACGTTTTCCTTGAAGGTGATGATGAAGCACGCTCGAAATATAACGCGGAAACGGAAGCTAACACATACTATGAAGTGTTTGAAGAAATTCCGTTCTACTCAAATGGCGGCGGTTTTAATCAAGCGAAACGCAGTCAATTGTTTATCTATACGATTGATGAAGATCGTTACACCGCACTCTCAGATAAAAATGAAGACATTTCGCTTTATCATTTTGATAAAGAAAAACAGTGCATGATTTATGCACGTGAAGTTGCAATGGGTAAACCTGATTTCTTCCAAGATATTTATTTGTATGATTTTAAGAAAAACGAAGAAACAGCTCTCTACACAAAACATGATTTTTCTTTTAGTTCTGTATTCATCATTAACGATACCGTTTACGCATTGGGAAGTAACCTCCAAAAACACGGTATTAATCAAAACAGTGATTTATATCAAATCACTCACAATGCCCTCATTAAGATCCAAGATTTTGGATTAAGTGCTTGGGGTTCAATTGGTAGTGATGTTCGTTTTGCTGGATCAGTAACCAACCGTGTCGTCGATGATATCTATTATTTTGTAGGAACATACCGTGATCGAACTGTACTCTATAGTTTTGATGGTACATCAATCAAACGTGCATTTAATGCATTAGGAAGTCTTGATGCGTGGGTCAAATTTAACGATGATTTTTACGGTATTGGACTCTATAACAATAACCTCCAAGAATTCTATCGTCTTGACTTAGCAAATAACACAGTCTCAAGGGTTTCTGAATTTAATCAATCAATTCTTAAAGATACATACATCGCAAAACCTGAACACTTTGAATATACCAATGACGGTCAATTGCTTGATGGTTGGGTTCTTTTACCGCAAGATTATGACCCTAGTCAATCTTATCCTGCTATCTTAGATATTCATGGGGGACCAAAAACAATCTATTCCGATGTTTTCTATCATGAAATGCAAGTATGGGCAAACAAAGGCTATATTGTCTTCTTTACTAACCCTCGTGGTGGAGATGTTTATGGAAATGAGTTTATGGATATCTTTGGTCGTTATGGCGATGTAGATTATGATGACCTCATGAAGTTTACCGATATTGTCTTAGATCGCTATGCAATTGATCCTAAGCGTGTTGGTGTAACGGGTGGATCGTATGGTGGATTTATGACTAACTGGATTGTTGGTCACACAGATCGCTTTAAATGTGCTGCGACCCAACGTTCAATTTCAAACTGGATTTCGTTCTATGGTACATCGGACATTGGCTTTTACTTTGCGGACGATCAAACGGCTGCAGATCCAATTGAAGACACTGAAAAAATGTGGCACCAATCGCCACTTAAATATGCTCGCAACGTGAAAACACCGTTACTCTTTATTCATTCGGATGAAGATTATCGTTGTCCGATTGAACAAGGTATGCAATTCTTCACATATATCAAAGAAAACGGCGTTGATACACGTTTTGTTTGGTTACGTGGAGAAAACCATGATCTTTCACGTACTGGTAAACCTAAAGCTCGTGTTAAACGACTTGAAGAGATTACCAACTGGATGGATAAATACTTAAAATAG
- a CDS encoding AAA family ATPase — protein sequence MFGSLTLKNFRCYRDLRVEFKNKRGTVKPRVYIYGDNASGKSSLLLSFAFLRKMNDGLYLNYLLETRDNPKYDHPTIAFFNLKEEAKRHYRIFAQENMVLAYEMILEGQVFVYEIVFNQYQEIVSESLFKRINNRAIIIFTASPTDFSFGRGMILTKDMPVIQNLYDMYYGKHTMLSILNFIIERQSFYKISIKYTLLDVCMFIRRMHIGVEPYFDHQAYFNFFTDNNITPFSGTYDSFGKLAFEKAQPLLSNMLVTLFSNVIEAYYAFTHKGKDLWDYELKVVKKGIEGNYTIPFGEFPSGTYDFVNKIFALFDALMGSTLIGDDFDLSLHTFLVQHIIEYYMPQIEGQTFLTMDKLSTMNIVDPASIYICSANTDLSYTVNCIEDIAPTQANHNVRNRYEQGVYGELHRPQFVKDDAYFVEFKKWVQQVHRVMYKEDLF from the coding sequence ATGTTTGGTAGTCTAACACTAAAGAATTTTAGATGTTATAGAGATTTAAGAGTTGAGTTTAAAAATAAGCGTGGAACTGTAAAACCACGCGTCTACATTTATGGTGATAATGCCTCTGGTAAGTCATCACTCTTGTTATCCTTTGCGTTTTTGAGAAAGATGAATGACGGTCTTTACCTTAATTATTTACTCGAAACACGTGATAATCCAAAATATGATCATCCTACTATAGCGTTCTTCAATCTTAAAGAGGAAGCAAAACGTCATTATCGTATTTTTGCACAAGAAAATATGGTTTTAGCGTATGAGATGATTCTTGAAGGACAAGTATTTGTTTATGAAATCGTATTTAATCAGTATCAAGAAATTGTAAGTGAGAGTCTCTTTAAACGAATCAATAACCGAGCCATTATTATTTTTACTGCATCTCCAACCGACTTTTCATTCGGAAGAGGGATGATTCTTACCAAAGATATGCCTGTGATTCAAAATTTATATGACATGTATTATGGTAAACACACGATGTTGTCAATTCTTAACTTTATCATCGAACGACAATCATTCTATAAAATTTCGATTAAATATACGCTCTTAGATGTTTGTATGTTTATCCGTCGCATGCACATTGGTGTTGAACCTTATTTCGATCATCAAGCCTATTTTAATTTCTTTACCGATAACAATATCACTCCTTTCTCTGGAACTTATGATTCATTTGGGAAGTTAGCGTTTGAAAAGGCTCAACCCTTATTAAGTAACATGTTGGTAACGCTCTTTTCCAATGTCATTGAAGCGTATTATGCCTTTACGCATAAGGGAAAGGACTTGTGGGATTATGAATTAAAAGTCGTTAAAAAGGGAATTGAAGGCAATTACACCATTCCATTTGGGGAATTCCCTTCAGGAACCTATGATTTTGTGAATAAAATATTTGCACTGTTTGATGCATTAATGGGCAGTACTTTGATTGGTGATGATTTTGATTTATCACTTCATACCTTCCTTGTACAACATATTATTGAGTATTATATGCCTCAAATTGAAGGTCAAACATTTTTGACGATGGATAAGCTTTCAACCATGAATATCGTTGATCCTGCAAGTATTTATATTTGTAGTGCAAATACAGATTTAAGTTATACCGTAAATTGTATTGAAGATATTGCACCCACTCAAGCGAATCACAACGTACGAAATCGATATGAACAAGGTGTTTATGGTGAACTGCACCGACCTCAGTTTGTAAAGGATGATGCGTATTTTGTGGAATTTAAGAAATGGGTACAACAGGTACATCGCGTAATGTATAAAGAAGACTTGTTTTAG
- the proC gene encoding pyrroline-5-carboxylate reductase gives MKIGFIGVGNMANAIINGIENKDSIYISGRIYESTCDKASALGVHACKSNRDCAQSVDLLFLSVKPEMFETVLNEIKPVLNHQTLVSIAAKKTLEDIESLSGPMPIIRVMPNLNVAIQRGISAICHNDRIDTKALEEVQRIFDALGGFVSIPESQFSGFIGIAGSSPAFVFKFIDELAKSVLDEGFDYETALRITCAAVSGSADYLSQSGEPADVLVDRVCSPGGTTIEGVRSLDASGFAEAIHAASHATILKDKQG, from the coding sequence ATGAAAATTGGATTTATCGGCGTTGGTAATATGGCTAACGCGATCATAAACGGTATTGAGAATAAAGATTCAATCTATATTAGTGGAAGAATCTATGAGTCTACTTGTGATAAAGCATCTGCACTTGGCGTCCATGCATGTAAATCAAACCGTGACTGTGCGCAAAGTGTCGATTTATTATTTCTATCCGTTAAACCGGAAATGTTTGAAACAGTACTCAATGAAATTAAGCCCGTTTTAAATCATCAAACCTTAGTTTCTATTGCGGCTAAAAAGACCCTTGAGGATATTGAATCCCTATCTGGTCCCATGCCAATCATCCGAGTTATGCCTAACTTGAATGTTGCAATTCAACGAGGTATTTCCGCAATTTGTCACAACGATCGCATCGATACCAAAGCGCTCGAAGAAGTACAAAGAATTTTTGATGCACTTGGTGGGTTTGTATCCATCCCTGAATCACAGTTTAGTGGTTTTATTGGAATAGCTGGGAGCTCTCCTGCATTTGTATTTAAGTTTATTGATGAACTTGCGAAGTCAGTACTTGATGAAGGATTTGATTATGAGACCGCCCTTAGAATTACCTGTGCTGCAGTTTCAGGAAGTGCAGATTATTTAAGTCAAAGTGGAGAACCGGCAGATGTACTTGTCGATCGTGTTTGTTCCCCTGGTGGAACAACAATCGAGGGTGTTCGTTCACTTGATGCTAGTGGTTTTGCGGAAGCGATTCACGCCGCTTCGCACGCTACAATTCTTAAAGATAAACAAGGATAA
- a CDS encoding sulfatase-like hydrolase/transferase produces the protein MIIQIMTYSFIAFFFGFLSTHLMNQEHHKQSLWFNLLGYGILVNAVTVLFIRFGLEKPQVLMSSAYTLSFALKFVLVSIPVGLLFMFLQAIINNTIIFIPGDYVRTRGHRIVNSILVILIVIGAAFFFFSRWFTAFFGALTPEQFIFNLISPVKGTGDSVMTELLKPIVKTALVGIVFALILLNKKDLHIFRKHRREVITAKQLRTSTLIIGIVLALVGTVYGVKRLRLDEVATSVASKSPYIESNYVKPSDDLLRFPEKKRNLIHIYVESVENSYLPKELGGHMDVNLMPEMTELAKEGISFSHNDTFGGPYQTYGSGWSVAAMVNMGMGIPLKVPAEGQDYGKSGYFLPGARGIGDILHDRGYEQTIMFGADADFGGLTTYFTSHGEFNIFDLNHARNEGLIPQDYQVWWGYEDDKLYRFAKDEITRLSTTGKPFNFTMETADTHFPDGYLQEGAPTPYDSQYANVIQFSQAETVKFVRWIQAQPFYKDTTVLITGDHLSMDKKFFENFDPSYQRTVFNLILNAPQKSAETHNRAFSPVDFFPTTLSAMGVEIEGHRLGLGTDLFSKEPTLVERDGLETFNEELSRRSTFYDRSLMTTLDK, from the coding sequence ATGATTATACAAATAATGACATATAGTTTTATTGCATTTTTTTTTGGTTTTTTAAGTACACACTTAATGAACCAAGAACATCACAAGCAATCACTTTGGTTTAATCTTTTAGGTTATGGCATTCTTGTTAATGCGGTAACGGTATTATTCATCCGTTTTGGTTTGGAGAAACCTCAAGTTTTAATGAGCAGCGCTTATACTTTAAGCTTTGCACTTAAGTTTGTGCTTGTTTCAATTCCAGTAGGATTACTCTTCATGTTTCTTCAGGCGATTATCAATAATACGATTATTTTTATTCCTGGAGATTATGTTCGTACACGTGGTCATCGTATCGTAAATAGTATTCTTGTCATACTTATTGTGATCGGCGCTGCATTTTTCTTCTTCTCACGTTGGTTTACAGCTTTCTTTGGTGCACTAACACCAGAGCAGTTTATCTTTAACCTGATTTCCCCAGTCAAAGGAACTGGAGACAGTGTTATGACTGAATTATTAAAACCAATCGTAAAGACAGCTCTTGTTGGTATTGTATTTGCTCTTATCCTCTTAAACAAAAAGGACTTACATATTTTTAGAAAACACCGTCGCGAAGTAATTACTGCTAAGCAATTGCGTACATCAACCTTAATCATTGGAATTGTTCTTGCTTTAGTGGGTACAGTGTATGGCGTGAAACGCTTACGCTTAGATGAAGTCGCAACTTCTGTCGCAAGCAAATCTCCCTATATTGAGTCTAATTACGTTAAACCGAGCGATGATTTACTTCGTTTTCCAGAAAAAAAACGTAATCTAATTCATATTTATGTCGAATCTGTGGAGAACTCTTACCTACCTAAAGAATTAGGTGGTCACATGGATGTGAATTTAATGCCCGAGATGACTGAGCTTGCGAAAGAAGGGATTAGTTTTTCTCATAATGACACATTTGGAGGACCTTACCAAACCTATGGTTCCGGATGGTCTGTGGCAGCTATGGTTAATATGGGAATGGGAATTCCTTTAAAAGTTCCCGCAGAAGGTCAGGATTACGGTAAGTCTGGATATTTCTTACCGGGTGCTCGCGGTATTGGAGACATTCTTCATGACCGAGGATATGAACAAACAATTATGTTTGGGGCTGATGCTGATTTCGGTGGACTTACAACCTACTTCACCTCGCACGGTGAATTCAATATATTCGATTTAAATCATGCCCGTAATGAAGGCCTCATTCCTCAAGATTATCAAGTTTGGTGGGGTTATGAAGACGATAAACTGTATCGCTTTGCGAAAGATGAAATCACACGTCTTTCCACTACTGGTAAACCTTTTAATTTTACGATGGAAACTGCCGATACACATTTCCCCGACGGTTACTTACAAGAAGGTGCGCCAACACCATACGATTCTCAATATGCTAACGTAATTCAATTTTCACAGGCTGAGACGGTTAAATTTGTTCGTTGGATTCAAGCACAGCCTTTTTATAAGGACACTACCGTTCTAATTACTGGTGATCACTTAAGCATGGATAAAAAATTCTTCGAAAATTTTGATCCAAGTTATCAACGCACTGTCTTTAACTTAATTCTAAATGCTCCCCAAAAATCAGCAGAAACTCATAACCGTGCCTTTTCTCCTGTTGATTTCTTCCCGACAACGCTTTCCGCAATGGGTGTCGAGATTGAAGGCCATCGCCTTGGTTTGGGTACTGATTTATTCTCAAAAGAACCAACATTGGTCGAGCGTGATGGGCTTGAGACCTTTAATGAAGAGCTATCTCGTAGAAGTACTTTCTATGATCGTTCTTTAATGACAACACTCGATAAATAA
- a CDS encoding glutamate-5-semialdehyde dehydrogenase — MKDIGIKAKEASRSLALLTQEQKNQALKRIGDDLLEQANEIIEANQLDLEAADQNGITGALRDRLILNQARIEAMVQGLNELTLLKDPVGEVLEVLEPENGLYIEKVSVPLGVIGIIYESRPNVTVDAFGLCFKSGNAVVLKGGKEAIHTNIELERIVRNSLTDLNINPNCVQVIKDTRREVTTQLMKLNEYIDVLIPRGSASLIRAVVENSTIPVIETGAGNCHIYVDYDADISMALDIIENAKCQRLGVCNTMESLVVHKDIAPTFLPLLVNKLPHVVYHGDLVACEIVDTMVLANDVDFRKEYLDLEMSVKVVDSLEEAIAHINFYNTKHSEAIITNNEKTAQRFTQEVDASTVYVNASTRFTDGSQFGFGAEIGISTQKLHARGPMGLKQLTSYKYIVKGKGQTRV, encoded by the coding sequence ATGAAAGACATTGGAATAAAGGCAAAAGAAGCTTCACGCTCGCTTGCACTTTTGACACAAGAACAGAAAAATCAAGCCCTTAAACGTATTGGTGACGATTTATTAGAACAAGCTAATGAAATTATCGAAGCGAATCAATTGGATTTGGAAGCGGCAGATCAAAATGGAATTACGGGTGCATTGCGTGATCGCTTAATTTTAAATCAAGCACGCATAGAAGCAATGGTACAAGGTCTAAATGAACTTACGTTGTTAAAGGATCCAGTTGGTGAAGTTTTAGAGGTTTTAGAACCTGAAAATGGATTGTACATTGAAAAAGTATCCGTACCACTGGGTGTTATTGGGATTATTTATGAATCAAGACCCAATGTAACGGTCGATGCTTTTGGTTTATGTTTTAAAAGTGGCAATGCGGTTGTATTAAAAGGTGGAAAAGAAGCGATACATACCAATATAGAACTTGAACGAATTGTTCGTAACAGCTTGACGGATTTAAATATAAATCCCAACTGTGTCCAAGTTATTAAAGATACACGACGTGAAGTAACGACCCAACTTATGAAACTTAATGAATATATCGATGTATTGATTCCACGAGGGAGTGCGAGCTTGATTCGTGCCGTTGTGGAAAACAGTACCATACCCGTTATTGAGACGGGGGCAGGGAATTGTCATATTTATGTGGACTATGATGCGGATATATCGATGGCTTTAGATATTATTGAAAACGCGAAATGCCAAAGATTGGGTGTGTGCAATACGATGGAGTCTTTAGTTGTTCATAAAGATATTGCACCTACATTTTTACCGTTATTAGTGAATAAGCTTCCTCATGTTGTTTATCATGGGGATTTGGTTGCGTGTGAAATAGTGGATACAATGGTACTTGCAAATGACGTTGATTTTAGGAAAGAGTATTTGGATTTAGAAATGTCGGTTAAGGTTGTGGATTCTTTAGAAGAAGCGATTGCGCATATTAATTTCTATAATACTAAGCATTCCGAAGCAATCATTACAAATAATGAGAAAACGGCTCAACGCTTTACGCAAGAGGTTGATGCTTCGACGGTGTATGTGAATGCATCAACACGCTTTACAGACGGCTCACAGTTTGGTTTTGGGGCTGAGATAGGTATTAGTACTCAAAAGTTGCATGCGCGTGGTCCTATGGGCTTAAAACAGCTTACATCGTATAAATATATCGTAAAAGGAAAGGGTCAGACACGTGTCTGA